The Streptomyces fungicidicus nucleotide sequence GGACGGCGCGGGCGAGGACGGCCAGAAGCTCTTCTCGCACTTCCGCAAGGTCGCCAGGGAGAACGACGCGACCATGACCTACTTCCTGAGCGGCGTGTACCTGCTTCCGGAGGAGAAGCGCGACCTGTACCGCCCGCCGCAGCACTCGCCGGGCCGCTCGGACATCGGCTTCAACGACCGGGAGGGCATCGCCGACACCCTGAAGCAGCTGCGCCTGGCCTGGCTCGAGGGCAACGAGATCGGAACGCACTTCAACGGGCACTTCTGCGGCAGCGGCGGTGGCGTCGGCGAGTGGTCGGTGGCGGAGTGGAAGGACGAGATCGCCCAGGCCAAGCGCTTCGTGAAGACGTGGAAGACCACCACCGGGATGGACGAGTCGGCTCCGCTGCCCTTCGACTACGACAAGGAGCTGATCGGCGCCCGCACCCCCTGCCTGGAGGGCCAGAAGAACTTCATGAAGGCCGCCCGCGACCTGGGCTTCCGCTACGACACCAGCGGGGTCGAGAACCAGGTGTGGCCGAAGAAGAAGCAGGGGTTGTGGGACCTGTCGATGCAGCTCGTGCCCTTCCCCGGGCACTCCTTCGAACAACTGACCATGGACTACAACTTCATGGTCAACCAGTCCGGCACCACCCAGGGCGACCCCGCCAAGCACGAGATGTGGGGCGACCAGATGCGGGACGGCCTCCTCCAGGGCTTCGATCGGGCCTACCGGGGCAACAGGGCGCCGCTGATCATCGGCAACCACTTCGAGTCCTGGAACGGCGGCACCTACATGCGCGCCGTCGAGGAGGTCGTCGAGGAGGTGTGCACCAAGTCCGACGTGCGCTGCGTCTCCTTCCGGCAGTTGGCGGACTGGCTGGACGCCCAGGACCCGGAGACCCTCGAGAGACTGCGCACGCTGAAGGTCGGCGAGGCCCCGAAGGACGGCTGGAAGTCCTTCCTGGCCGCCGGCCCCGCGCCGGCTCCCAAGGGGGTGCCCGGAGCGCCGGCGGCGAAGCGGTGAGTGTCAGGCGGACGCCGTGACGTCCTCGCCGAGCACGAAACCGGGGTCGATCTGGGCCACCAGATCGGCCCCGGTGCGCTCGTTCCCCCACGACAGGGCGTTCTTCACGTGGAAGTGCGCCATCTGGCGGGTGTAGCGCTGCCGGTCGCGCGCCTCGTACCGTGCGTCGGCGGCCGAGTGCAGCACCCGCAGGGCCTGCCGGTTGGGCTCCTCCAGGAGGTCGAACCGGGGCGGCCGGCCCTTCTCCATGGCCCGGACCCAGTCCGAGTGGCCCACCGTCACCAGCAGGTCCTCCCCGGCCTCCGCGCGCAGGAAGTCCAGGTCGTCCGGGCCCTGCACCTTGTTGCCGACGACCTTCAGGGCGACCCCGAAGTCACGGGCGTACTCCTTGTACTGGCGGTAGACGGAGACGCCCTTCCGGGTCGGCTCGGCCACGAGGAACGTGAGGTCGAAGCGGGTGAACATCCCGGAGGCGAAGGAGTCCGAGCCGGCCGTCATGTCGACCACGACGTACTCGCCGGGGCCGTCCACCAGGTGGTTCAGGCACAGCTCCACCGCTCCGGTCTTGGAGTGGTAGCAGGCGACGCCCAGGTCGGCGTCGGTGAAGGGGCCGGTGACCATCAGGCGGACGGCCCCGCCGTCGAGTTCCACCGGCCGCGCGCAGGCGTCGTAGACCGGGTTGTCCTCGCGGACCCGCAGCAGCCTGGAGCCCTCGCCCGGCGGCGTCGTCTTGATCATCGTCTCGGCGGACGCGATGCGCGGATTGGTGCCGCGCAGATAGTCCTTGATCAGCGGCAGCTGCTCGCCCATCGCGGGCAGGGCTGCCGCCTCCGCCTCGTCCAGGCCCAGCGCGGCCCCGAGATGCTGGTTGATGTCGGCGTCGACCGCGACGACCGGAGCGCCGGCGGCCGCGAGATGACGGACGAACAAGGACGACAGGGTCGTCTTCCCGCTGCCGCCCTTCCCCACGAAAGCAATTTTCATGTTCACCAAGCGTAATGGAGCGATTGCTCTGGGTGGCAGCCGGACGTGAAGAAGACCACTCCTTCGTGGGGCGGGCGCCCGGGGTGCGTAGGGTCGTACTCATGAGTACGACAGGCGCGTCCGCCGATCCGCTCGCCGCCCTGGGCTCCCTGCCCGGCGTGGCCGACTCCGTGGAGTCCGTGCGCAAGTCCGTGGACCGTGTCTACGGGCACCGGGTCATGCGGCGGCGCAGCAACGAGATCACCTCGGAGGCGGCGCTGCGCGGCGCCCGCGGCACTGCGGCGCTGTCGGGCGCGGACTGGGCCCTGGAGGAGGTGCGCCGGCGCAGCGACTTCAGCGGCGACGGCGAGGCGCGCACCATGGGCGCGGCCCTGCGCCTGACCGCGGAGGCCGGCCAGCTGCTGTCCATCTGGCGGCAGTCACCCCTGCGGGTGCTGGCCCGGCTGCACCTGGTCGCGGCGGCCGAGGGGGAGGAGCGGGTCGGACGTCCCCGCCAGGAGGGCGAGCCGGTCGACGAGCCCCTGATCGGGCTGGCGCTGCCGAGCGCCGCGGAGGCGCACGGGCGGCTGGAAGGGCTGTCCGAACTGATCATCGCGGGCGGTTCCGCCCCGGCGCTGGTGACGGCCGCCGTGGTGCACGGCGAACTCCTCGCGCTGCGCCCCTTCACCTCCCACAACGGCCTGATCGCGCGCACGGCCGAGCGCATCGTCCTGGTCGGCAGCGGTCTCGACCCCAAGTCGGTATGCCCCGCCGAGGTGGGCCACGCCGAACTGGGCCGGGAGGCCTACCTGGAGGCGCTGGAGGGTTACGTCTCCGGTACTCCCGAGGGCGTCGCCGCCTGGATCGCCCACTGCGGGCGCGCGGTCGGACTGGGGGCGCGCGAGTCGACGGCGGTGTGCGAGGCGCTCCAGCGCGGAGCCGCGTAGACAAAGGTCGGGCGGCGGCAGCGGACAGAAATGCGGCGGTACGAATACTCGTACCGCCGCTGGCACGTTCACCGCGGTACCAAGCGTCCTCGATATATGCCCATCAGGCGGGGAACTTTGCCCGTCACCTGGTGCGGCTGGCCCGTAATCGACGGGTCGACGTCGCGTGGGTTCGCGGTGTTCATGCTCGGTCCGTGGGGCCACTGATGCGTTGGTTGAAGGTGATCCTCTCGGATGTCCTCGGTCTCGCGGGCCGTTACGTCCTTTGTACTCCGGGTCCGGAGCGAGGGGAAGCCCAGACCCCGCTTCTTTACTTTTACGCTCAATGAGGTGTGAAACGGGCGCCGCTGGAATGTGCCGGGCCGGTGGACGGCTCGGCCGTACGCGCGTGGGGCGGTCAGGCCACCACCGCGCGGCGCCGGCTCGCGTACCAGACGAGGCCCGCGGTGGCCGCCGCGGCACCTATGGCGGCCGCCGCGACCAGGGCGGGACGCGGCGGCACCGAGAACGCGGGGAAGCGCTGCTTGAGCCGGACCGGCCGGTGGAAGTCGAGGATCGGCCACTCCCGCGTGAGGGCCTCCCGGCGCAGCGCGCGGTCCGGGTTCACGGCGTGCGGGTGGCCCACGGACTCCAGCATCGGCACGTCGGTCACCGAGTCGCTGTAGGCGTAGCAGCGTGCCAGGTCGTAGCCCTCGGACTCGGCCAGCTCCCTGATCGCCTCGGCCTTGGTCGGGCCGTACGCGTAGTACTCCACCTCGCCGGTGAAGCATCCGTCGTCGCCCACGACCATCCTGGTGGCCACGACCCGGTCCGCGCCGAGCAGTTCGCCGATCGGCTCGACCACCTCGGCGCCCGACGTGGACACGATCACGACGTCGCGTCCCGCGGTGTGGTGCCGCTCGATGAGGGTGGCGGCCTCGTCGTAGATGATCGGGTCGATGAGGTCGTGCAGCGTCTCGGCGACGATCTCCTTGACCTGCTGGACGTTCCAGCCGCGGCACAGTGCGGACAGGTACTTGCGCATCCGCTCCATCTGGTCGTGATCGGCGCCACCGGCCAGGAACACGAACTGGGAGTACGCGGTGCGCAGTACTGCCCTGCGGTTGATCAGGCCGCCTTGGTAGAACGACTTGCTGAACGTGAGCGTGCTCGACTTCGCAATGACCGTCTTGTCCAGGTCAAAGAAGGCGGCTGTGCGGGGCATCGAGTGGTTTTCCACGGTGCTGAGCATAGGGGCAGCCCATTCGGCGTAAGGTGGGGCGTGTGGGTTTGCCTGAGAAGGCTCTCGGGTACACCATGGAAGTCACGGATCGTTCGCGACCGTGTCTAACCCGGCCCGACTCCTCCCCCCCCCGAGTCGGCCGTGGGGACGACCCCCGCTCTCCCCCCCGGCGGGGGTCGTCGCATGTCCGGGTGGGTTTTCTTCCCTCTTTCGGCGGTAAGCGCACCGCGTCGGCGCCGATGGGGCGAGATGTTGTCATGCTCACGACTTGTTACTCAAGGTAGCCATCGCACTGCTCTACGGGGGTCGCACAGGAGCTGTGCGGGACTCGCCCGTAAGGGTGGCGGCGATATTCACAGCCTCTGACGCGTCCACAGTTTTCGACCAAGATCCACATGTTTTTCCGGATCGCCGCACCGTGATTCCAGCGCGCCCCGCTCGCCGCGAGTTCACATCCGCTGCCGTTTGCCGGGTCGCGTATGGCCGATTCACGCCGACCGTCGAACGAGGGCGTTACCGGCTCTTCCCATGCCTGGGAATGGCGGGGCCGCAGGGGCTCCGCGACAGACGCAGCAAAGGGGGACGAACGTGTCCGGAACCATCACCCACGACCCGCCTCCGGCCACCGGAGGAGGCAGGCCGGGCGCACCACTGATCCTCACCGAGGACGCCGGGCTCCTCGACGACCTGCTGCGCCTGTGCGCGGCGGCCGGCGCCACACCGGAGGTCCATCACGCGGTGCCGGAGTCGCGGGGCAGCTGGGAGGCCGCGCCGCTCGTGCTGGTCGGGGACGACGCCGCGCGACGGGTGCGCGGGGCGGCGCGCCGGCCGGGAGTGGTGCTGGTCGGCCGCGACCAGGACGATTCCGGTGTCTGGCGGCGGGCCGTCGAGATCGGCGCCGACCACGTGCTGATGCTGCCCGACGGCGAACAGTGGCTGGTCGACCGCATCGCCGACGTGGCCGAGGGCGTAGGCCGGCCCGCCCTGACCGTCGGCGTCATCGGCGGCCGGGGCGGCGCGGGAGCGTCCACGCTGGCGTGCGCCCTCGCCGTCACCTCCGCGCGGGAAGGACTGCGCACACTTCTGGTGGACGCCGATCCGCTGGGCGGCGGCCTCGACGTGGCGCTCGGCGGCGAGACGGCCAAGGGGTTGCGCTGGCCGGCGTTCGCCGCCTCGCACGGCCGCGTCGGCGGCGGGGCCCTGGAGGAGTCGCTGCCGGAACTGCACTCGCTGCGGGTGCTCAGCTGGGACCGCGGGGACTGCCTCGCGGTGCCGCCCCGGGCCGTCCGCGCGGTGCTCGCCGCGGCGCGGCGCGGGGGCGGCACCGTCGTGGTCGACCTGCCGCGCCGCGTCGACGACGGAGTCGCCGAGGTCCTCGCCCAGCTGGACCTCGGGCTCCTCGTGGTCCCCGCGGAACTGCGCGCCGTCGCGGCGGCGGGCCGTGTCGCCTCCGCCGTGGGCATGGTCCTGCGCGACCTGCGGCTGGCGGTGCGCGGGCCGTACGCGCCCGGCCTGGACGACCGCGAGGTGGCCAGGCTGCTCGGACTGCCCCTCGCGGGTGACGTGCCCGTCGAGCCCGCGCTGGAGCGCCCGTACGACACGGGGCGCCCGCCCGGGGGGTCGGGCCGTGGCCCGCTGGCCCGGTTCTGCAGGGAGTTCTGGGAGCGGGCGCTGGTGGAGGCGAGGACGGCATGAGGAGTCCGGTGACCGGAGCAGGGATGCCTCCCGGGCTGCTCGACGGGGTGCGGCGGTGGCTGGCCGAGAGCGGGGCCGAGCCGACGCCCGCGCGGGTGGCGCAGGCGCTGCGGGACCAGGGGCGGGTCCTCGGGGACGCCGAAGTGCTGGGAGCAGCGGAGCAGTTGCGGTCCGAGCTGGTCGGCAGCGGGCCACTGGAACGGCTCCTGTCCGACCCGGCGGTGACGGACGTGCTGGTGTCGGCGCCGGACCGGGTCTGGGTGGACCGGGGTGGTGGGCTGGAGCTCACCGGGATCCGCTTCCCGGATGCGACGGCCGTCCGCCGGCTCGCCCAGCGGCTCGCCGCCGTGGCCGGCCGGCGCCTGGACGACGCCCGGCCCTGGGTCGACGCCCGGCTGCCCAACGGGACCCGGCTGCACGCGGTGCTGCCGCCGGTCGCCGTGGGCTCCACCTGTCTGTCGCTCCGGGTCGTACGGCCGCGCGCCTTCACCCTCGACGAACTGGTCGCAGCGGGGACGGTGCCGCCCGGCGGGGACCGGGTGCTGCGGGCGCTGCTGGACGCGCGCCTGTCGTTCCTCGTCAGCGGCGGCACCGGCAGCGGGAAGACGACGCTGCTGAGCGCGCTGCTCGGGCTGGCCGGGCCGGACGAGCGGATCGTGCTGGCCGAGGACTCGGCCGAACTGCGTCCCGACCATCCGCACGTCGTGCGCCTGGAGACCAGACCCGCCAACCAGGAGGGCGCCGGCCTCGTCACCCTCGAGGACCTGGTGCGGCAGGCGCTGCGCATGAGGCCGGACCGGCTGGTCGTGGGCGAGGTGCGCGGCCCCGAGGTGGTCCATCTGCTGGCCGCCCTCAACACGGGTCATGAAGGCGGCTCCTGCACGGTCCACGCCAACGCCGCGGCTGATGTGCCGGCCCGGCTCGAGGCGCTCGGCACGGCGGCCGGACTCGACCGGTTCGCACTGCACAGCCAGCTGGCGGCGGCCCTCTCGGTGGTGCTGCACCTCGTGCGCGACCGGGGCGGACGGCGGCGGATCGCGGAGGTGCACGTACTGGAACGGGACCCGTCGGGGCTGGTGCGGACGGTGCCGGCGCTGAGGTGGGGGCCGCGGGCCTTCACCTGCGAGCCGGGGTGGCAGCGCCTGCGGGAACTGCTCGGAGCCCCGGACCGCGGCGGACAGGACGGGGGGACCGAGGGGTGAACGGGACGACGGAGGTGTCGACCGGCGCGGCCGTGGCGTGCCTGGGGACCGCGGCCTGGCTGCTGGGCGGCGGGCACGCCGGGGCCGGACGGGCGCGGCTGCTGCTGGCCGGCGGGGACACGCGGGACGGCGGGCCACGGGGGCTGCCCCGGGTGAACCGCGCGTGGGGACGCGTCCGCGGGCGGCTGCGCGCCGAGTGGTGGTCGCTGGCCGCCGGAGCGGTGCTGGCGGTGCTCGGCGCGTCCGTGCTGCCGGTCGTCGTGGGAGCAGCCGGAGTGCCACTGCTGCGGAGGGTGCGGCGGGCCGCCGGGGAACGCCGGGCGCGGGAGCACCGCGGGAACGCGGTGATCGCGTTGTGCGGGGCGCTCGCCGGGGAGGTGCGTGCCGGGCGCCAGCCGGGTGAGGGGCTGCTGCCGGCCGCGCGGGACTCCGGCGGGCTCGGTGACATGCAGGCGGCGGTGCTGGCGGCGGCGCGGTTCGGCGGAGACGTCCCGGAGGCCCTCGCGGACGCGGCTCGCCGGCCGGGCGCCGGGGGACTACGGGGACTCGCCGCGTGCTGGCGGGTGGCGGTGGACCAGGGCGCCGGGCTCGCGGACGGACTCGACCGGCTGGAGGCGGCGCTGCGGGCGGAACGGGACCAGCGGGCCGATCTGCGCGCCCAGCTGGCCGGCGCCCGCGCGACAGCGGTGCTGCTCGCCGGGCTCCCGGTGGTCGGCCTGGCGCTCGGCGCGGCACTCGGCGCCGACCCGCTGCACATCCTGCTGCACACGCCGTCGGGCCTGGTCTGTCTGGTGGCCGGCGGGGTGTTGGAGGGACTGGGGCTGTGGTGGGCGCTGCGGATCATGCGCGGAGCCGAGGAGGCGACGGCGTGAGCGGGGAACTTTTCCACAGGCTGGGGGCAGTGCTGGGGACGGTGACCGCGCTCGCCTCACTGGCGGGCTGGTGGAGTCGGACGCGCCGCGAGCGGAGAGTCCGGCGGCGGCTGGCCGGAGTACTGGCCCTGGAGCGGCGGACGACCGCCGCACGCCTCACGCTGCCGCACGCCGCGCGGAGCTGGCTGCCGTACGCGGGCGTGGCGTGTGCCGGATGGGTGCTTGTCGGAGGTCTCGC carries:
- the ssd gene encoding septum site-determining protein Ssd: MSGTITHDPPPATGGGRPGAPLILTEDAGLLDDLLRLCAAAGATPEVHHAVPESRGSWEAAPLVLVGDDAARRVRGAARRPGVVLVGRDQDDSGVWRRAVEIGADHVLMLPDGEQWLVDRIADVAEGVGRPALTVGVIGGRGGAGASTLACALAVTSAREGLRTLLVDADPLGGGLDVALGGETAKGLRWPAFAASHGRVGGGALEESLPELHSLRVLSWDRGDCLAVPPRAVRAVLAAARRGGGTVVVDLPRRVDDGVAEVLAQLDLGLLVVPAELRAVAAAGRVASAVGMVLRDLRLAVRGPYAPGLDDREVARLLGLPLAGDVPVEPALERPYDTGRPPGGSGRGPLARFCREFWERALVEARTA
- a CDS encoding polysaccharide deacetylase family protein, whose product is MTATRRIVTGAVIVAVCVTSLAGCGAGDDSTGERARDQEKAEPAPAPKNVVRLIGDGSTAYTGAQPHLPRPERLKPGEKPPQFVVFSWDGAGEDGQKLFSHFRKVARENDATMTYFLSGVYLLPEEKRDLYRPPQHSPGRSDIGFNDREGIADTLKQLRLAWLEGNEIGTHFNGHFCGSGGGVGEWSVAEWKDEIAQAKRFVKTWKTTTGMDESAPLPFDYDKELIGARTPCLEGQKNFMKAARDLGFRYDTSGVENQVWPKKKQGLWDLSMQLVPFPGHSFEQLTMDYNFMVNQSGTTQGDPAKHEMWGDQMRDGLLQGFDRAYRGNRAPLIIGNHFESWNGGTYMRAVEEVVEEVCTKSDVRCVSFRQLADWLDAQDPETLERLRTLKVGEAPKDGWKSFLAAGPAPAPKGVPGAPAAKR
- a CDS encoding TadA family conjugal transfer-associated ATPase; translated protein: MRSPVTGAGMPPGLLDGVRRWLAESGAEPTPARVAQALRDQGRVLGDAEVLGAAEQLRSELVGSGPLERLLSDPAVTDVLVSAPDRVWVDRGGGLELTGIRFPDATAVRRLAQRLAAVAGRRLDDARPWVDARLPNGTRLHAVLPPVAVGSTCLSLRVVRPRAFTLDELVAAGTVPPGGDRVLRALLDARLSFLVSGGTGSGKTTLLSALLGLAGPDERIVLAEDSAELRPDHPHVVRLETRPANQEGAGLVTLEDLVRQALRMRPDRLVVGEVRGPEVVHLLAALNTGHEGGSCTVHANAAADVPARLEALGTAAGLDRFALHSQLAAALSVVLHLVRDRGGRRRIAEVHVLERDPSGLVRTVPALRWGPRAFTCEPGWQRLRELLGAPDRGGQDGGTEG
- a CDS encoding ATP-binding protein, which codes for MKIAFVGKGGSGKTTLSSLFVRHLAAAGAPVVAVDADINQHLGAALGLDEAEAAALPAMGEQLPLIKDYLRGTNPRIASAETMIKTTPPGEGSRLLRVREDNPVYDACARPVELDGGAVRLMVTGPFTDADLGVACYHSKTGAVELCLNHLVDGPGEYVVVDMTAGSDSFASGMFTRFDLTFLVAEPTRKGVSVYRQYKEYARDFGVALKVVGNKVQGPDDLDFLRAEAGEDLLVTVGHSDWVRAMEKGRPPRFDLLEEPNRQALRVLHSAADARYEARDRQRYTRQMAHFHVKNALSWGNERTGADLVAQIDPGFVLGEDVTASA
- a CDS encoding type II secretion system F family protein — protein: MNGTTEVSTGAAVACLGTAAWLLGGGHAGAGRARLLLAGGDTRDGGPRGLPRVNRAWGRVRGRLRAEWWSLAAGAVLAVLGASVLPVVVGAAGVPLLRRVRRAAGERRAREHRGNAVIALCGALAGEVRAGRQPGEGLLPAARDSGGLGDMQAAVLAAARFGGDVPEALADAARRPGAGGLRGLAACWRVAVDQGAGLADGLDRLEAALRAERDQRADLRAQLAGARATAVLLAGLPVVGLALGAALGADPLHILLHTPSGLVCLVAGGVLEGLGLWWALRIMRGAEEATA
- a CDS encoding Fic family protein, giving the protein MSTTGASADPLAALGSLPGVADSVESVRKSVDRVYGHRVMRRRSNEITSEAALRGARGTAALSGADWALEEVRRRSDFSGDGEARTMGAALRLTAEAGQLLSIWRQSPLRVLARLHLVAAAEGEERVGRPRQEGEPVDEPLIGLALPSAAEAHGRLEGLSELIIAGGSAPALVTAAVVHGELLALRPFTSHNGLIARTAERIVLVGSGLDPKSVCPAEVGHAELGREAYLEALEGYVSGTPEGVAAWIAHCGRAVGLGARESTAVCEALQRGAA
- a CDS encoding HAD family hydrolase; amino-acid sequence: MLSTVENHSMPRTAAFFDLDKTVIAKSSTLTFSKSFYQGGLINRRAVLRTAYSQFVFLAGGADHDQMERMRKYLSALCRGWNVQQVKEIVAETLHDLIDPIIYDEAATLIERHHTAGRDVVIVSTSGAEVVEPIGELLGADRVVATRMVVGDDGCFTGEVEYYAYGPTKAEAIRELAESEGYDLARCYAYSDSVTDVPMLESVGHPHAVNPDRALRREALTREWPILDFHRPVRLKQRFPAFSVPPRPALVAAAAIGAAAATAGLVWYASRRRAVVA